In Palaemon carinicauda isolate YSFRI2023 chromosome 21, ASM3689809v2, whole genome shotgun sequence, the following proteins share a genomic window:
- the LOC137615107 gene encoding frizzled-5-like, which translates to MWWGGWTCYAGQQNTETLVRFVLVPQFLYLVTGATLVLVVFACLWRARGRLRDQGMKTDKVDVTAARVGVVAVLYMVPATCQVGATFYEYVEREHWLRDPTVRPNMEVFMLKIFMSMAVGIMGGLFLINGRVLNSWKRFFKRFTAGKQPLPPYLQAPHLVQNNVGMHKHPPVHYVPQPRPRPDGLVDVHGYVQRYPPPPQKHHLGGHSSRHKCGSETQV; encoded by the exons ATGTGGTGGGGTGGAT GGACGTGTTACGCCGGTCAGCAGAACACGGAGACTCTGGTGAGATTCGTCCTAGTGCCACAGTTCCTCTACCTGGTGACAGGAGCCACGCTGGTCCTCGTGGTCTTCGCCTGCCTCTGGCGGGCCCGCGGCCGGCTACGGGACCAGGGCATGAAGACGGACAAGGTGGATGTCACGGCGGCCCGAGTAGGGGTGGTCGCTGTACTCTATATGGTTCCGGCGACGTGTCAG GTCGGTGCCACCTTCTATGAGTACGTGGAACGCGAACACTGGCTCAGGGACCCAACAGTCCGGCCCAACATGGAAGTGTTTATGCTGAAGATCTTCATGTCGATGGCCGTGGGCATCATGGGAGGCCTCTTCCTCATCAACGGGCGCGTCCTCAACTCCTGGAAGAGGTTCTTCAAGAGATTCACGGCCGGAAAGCAGCCGCTGCCGCCGTACCTTCAGGCACCGCACCTCGTCCAGAACAACGTCGGCATGCACAAACACCCTCCGGTCCATTACGTGCCGCAGCCGCGCCCGCGTCCGGATGGGCTGGTGGACGTGCACGGCTACGTACAGCGGTATCCTCCTCCGCCACAGAAGCATCACTTGGGCGGGCACTCCTCCAGACACAAATGCGGTTCAGAGACTCAGGTGTAG